Genomic segment of Aliarcobacter trophiarum LMG 25534:
TCACAAAAAAGTGCAGCAGAGCATATAGATGGACCTCTTTTAATTCTAGCAGGTGCTGGAAGTGGAAAAACAAAAACTATTACAACAAGATTAGCTTATTTAATCTCTATTGGGATAGATCCAAAATCTATTTTGACTTTAACTTTTACAAATAAAGCAGCAAATGAAATGAGAGATAGAGCATTTTCTCTTTTGGATACAAATAGTTTAAATACACCACCACTTTTATGTACATTTCACAAGTTTGGACTTCTATTTTTAAAGTTTTATATAGGGGAATTAGATAGAAAGAATAACTTTATAATCATAGATAGTGATGATAAAAGAAGAGTTTTAAAATCAATCAATAAAGAGATACCAACAGCACTTTTAGGAAGTGAAGTCTCAAAATATAAAAACTCTATTATGACACCTAGTGAAGTAAAAGCACAAGCACAAGGTAAACTATATAGTGAAATTGCAGATATTTATCAAAAATACGAGGAGCATCTTTTTAAAAATAATCTTGTAGATTTTGATGACTTACTCCTTTTACCTTACAAAATTTTAAAAAATAATCAAAAATTAGCAGAACTTACTAGTCAAAAATATCAATATATAATGGTAGATGAGTATCAAGATACAAATGAACTTCAATATAGACTTTTAAGACTTCTTTGTTCAACTCATAATAATCTTTGTGTTGTTGGAGATGATGACCAAAGTATTTATGGATGGAGAGGTGCCTCAATTAAAAATATTTTAAATTTTAATGAGCATTTTAAAGATGCAATTATAGTAAAACTTGAAGAGAACTATAGATCAACTGATACTATTTTACAACATGCAAATGCTTTAATAGAGCACAATAGAGATAGATTAGGAAAGAAACTTGTAGGTACAAAAGATAAAGGTAACTCTATAAAAGTCTATGAATCACACGATGAAAATGATGAGACTAGGAAAATAGTTGATGATATAAAAAGTTTGATAAATAGTGGAAAAAATCCAAAAGATATTGCAATTTTATTTAGAGTAAATGCTCTAAGTCGTTCTTTAGAAGAGGGATTTAATAAAGCAAGTCTTAGTTATAAATTAGTTGGTGGAATGAAGTTTTATGAAAGAACTGAGATAAAAGATTTAATAGCATATTTTAGAATTCTAACAAATTTAAGTGATAATTTTTCTATAAAAAGAGTAATAAATAAACCAAAAAGAGGAATAGGACAAACTACTATTGATAAACTTGAAGAGAGTGCACAAAATCAAGGAATTGGGATCTTTGAGTTAATACAAAAAGCGACACCAGAAGAGTTAAGTGCAATTGTAGGTAAAAAAAATGCAAGGACAATAAAAGTTTTTGAAGCTTCAATATTGGATTTAAGGGAGCTTATGGCCGAGTCAAAAATGAGGCTTTTAGATAGTTTTGAAGAAGCATTTGATTATAGGGCTTCATATGATAATCTTCCAGATGGTTTTGAAAGACAAGCAAATATTGATGAGTTTTATGGATATATTAGAGATTTTTTTATTCAAAATCCACATTTAGATTTAAAAGATTTTTTAAATGAGATAGCCCTTGAAAATCAAAGCGATGAGTATAGTGGAGATGCTGTATCTATGATGAGTATTCATGCTTCAAAAGGTTTGGAGTTTAAATATATATTTATAATTGGTTTAGAAGAGGGATTTTTCCCAATAATTGGGGATGGAACAGATTTAGAAGAGGAGAGACGATTAGGTTATGTAGCTTTTACAAGAGCTATGGATGATTTAACTCTATCTTTTGTCCACTCAAGATTTTACAAAGGGAAAAGAACACAACTAAATAAAAGTAGATTTTTAATAGAGAGTGGTTTGGTTAAAGGGAGTTTGGTAATTGAAAAAAGCTCAGGTTTTAAAAAAGGCGATATGGTAAATCATAAGATATTTGGACAAGGAAGAGTTGAAAAAGCAGTTAATGCTGGAAAAGATTATAAGCTCACAATAAATTTTGGTGGGCAAAAAAGAGATATATTATCATCTTTTGTTGAGAAAAACTAAAGGTTTGTTTTGCAAAAAAGAGTTTATGAAAAAGGCGAGTTAAATAAACTATTTGTTGTAAAAAAACCTATGTTTATTAGCTCAAATTTTTATTTAAATAAGTTTAAAAGAGCTTATAAAAATAAAAAGGCTGGATTTAGTGGAACTTTAGACCCATTTGCAAAAGGGTGTTTGATAGTTGCTTTTGGACAATATGCAAAGCTTTTTAAATATTTAGAAAAAACACCAAAGGTCTATAAAGCTGTTATTTGGTTAGGTGTTAGTTCAGACTCTTTAGATATTGAAAGAATTAATAGTATAGGGTTTGAAAAAGAATTAAATATTGATTTTGTAAAAAAAGAGATAGAAAAGTTAAAAGGTAACATAGAGTATATTCCACCAAAATTTTCAGCAAAAAGAGTAAATGGGCAAAAAGCTTATGAGATTGCTAGAGAAGGTTTGGATTTTGAATTAGAAAGTTCAATTATGCAAATATTTGATATAAAGTTTATTAGATATAATCACCCTTTTATCAGTTTTGAAGTAAAAGTTAGTGAAGGTTCATATATTCGCTCTCTTGCCCAAATATTTTTAAGAAATATTGGTTCCATTGGAACTTTGAGTTATCTTGAAAGAGTTTGTGAGGGAAAATTTAGATTTGAAAACCACAAAGAGTTAAATCCTATGGATTTTATAGATTTACCAAAAAATAACTATACTGGAACAAAAGAGTGGCTAGAGTTTGGTAGAAGAATAAGTAAAGATTATTTAGACATTAAAGATAATGGAAAATATATTATTGAAGTAGATACTTTTTTTTCAATTATAGAGATAATTGATAATGAAGTAAAATATCTGTTAAACAAAGTTCCAAAAATAGAGGTTAAAAATGACTAAAAAATCTTATGCTAAAGTAAACATATTTTTAAAAATTACTGGAGTTAAAGATAATTATCATCTAATAGCCTCAAGATTTGTATTGGTAAAAACAGTTTTTGATACTATTAGTTTTGTAAGAAAAGATGTTGAAGATTTCTCAATTTTAGGGAACTTTTCTTGTGCTTTAGAAAAAAACACAGTATATAAAGCCTATAAAGAGCTTGAAAAATTTCCTAAGGTAAAAGAGTTCTTTAAAAAAAATATTGTAAAAATAGATAAAACTATTCCAGAGTTTGCAGGACTTGGCGGTGGAAGTTCAAATTGTGCAACCTTTTTAAATATGGTTAACCAAGTTTGTAGTTTAAATTTAAGTAAAGATGAACTGGCAAAAATCGGCTTGAATATTGGAGCAGATGTCCCTTTTTTTATATATGAATATAATAGTGCAAATGTTAGTGGAGTTGGAGAGATTGTTGAGGAGTTTGAGGAAGAGTTAATTAATATTGAAGTAATTACTCCAAAAATAGCTTGCGATACAGGAAAAATATATAAAAATTTTAGAGAAAAGTTCTATAAAGAGTTAAATAGAAATGAAGTTAAGGAATTGTTTTCTACAAATTCAAAAGATATTTTAGAAAAACTTAGCATATATGAAGCAAATGATTTGTATCTTCCAGCTTTGGATTTGAACCAAAATTTAAAAGAGTTTGAAACAAGTGGATGGTTTTTTAGTGGAAGCGGAAGCTCATTTTTTAAAGTTTTTAAGGAAAATTAATGGCAAAAAAAGAAGTAAAAAAAAATTTAGTATTTAGAAATAAAAAAGCATTTCATGATTTCACAATTTTAGATAACCTTGAAGCTGGAATTGTGTTAGAAGGTAGTGAAGTAAAAGCAATAAGAGAAGGAAGAGTAAACTTAAAAGATAGTTTTGTAAGAATAATAAAAGGAGAGGTTTTTCTTTTAAATGCACATATTTCACACTTAAGCACAACACATACAACATATAGACCAGATGAAAAACGTCCTAGAAAACTTCTATTGCATTCAAAACAAATAGGAAAAATGTACTCAAAAGTGACTAAAGAAGGAATCACTCTTGTTTGTACAAAACTCTATTTTAACTCTAAAAATATGATAAAAGTTGAAGTAGCAACGGCAGAAGGTAAAAAGCTACATGATAAAAGAGAAGTATTAAAAGAAAAGAGTCTAAAAAGAGAGAGTGAACAAGCTATGAAATCCTATAAATAAGATAATTTTTATCTTAATTTTTTATTAAAAAATATATCAAAAATGAAGTTAAATTGTTAATTTTTTGTTAATTTTTTTGTTTAGTTTAAGTTTTTCTTAGATACTATTTTGACTAATGAGTGACATTTTGTGACTTGTATATAAATTTTTGTTAGGAGGAAATTGATGCAAAACAGTGCACAAATTGAGTATGACTACTCTGTTGCTAAGTGTTTTACATTTGCGACAATCTTGTTTGGTATCATTGGTATGACAATTGGTGTTGTACTTGCTTTTCAATTAGCTTTTCCAGAGCTAAACTATTTAGCAGGAGAGTACGGTACTTTTAGTAGATTAAGACCACTACACACAAATGGTGTTGCATTTGGATTTACACTAAGTGGAGTTTTTGCTGGTTGGTATTATATATCACAAAGAGTTTTAAAAGTTTCATTAAAAGAGTCTCCTTTTTTAATGGTGGTTGCAAAACTTCATTTTTGGGTATATTTTATAACAATTCTTTTAGCTGTTGTAACACTTTTTATGGGAATTACAACATCAAAAGAGTATGCAGAACTTGAGTGGCCATTAGATATTCTAGTTGTTGTTTTCTGGGTTTTATGGGGTATTTCTATATTTGGGATTATTGGAATTAGAAGAGAAAGAACACTATATATCTCTATTTGGTATTTCATTGCTACATTTATAGCAATTGCAATGCTTTATCTATTCAATAATATGGAAGTTCCAACTGCACTTGTAAGTGGATATGGTTCTTGGATTCACTCTGTATCTATGTATTCAGGTACAAATGATGCGATTATTCAATGGTGGTATGGACATAATGCTGTTGCATTCGTATTTACTACTCCAATTATTGCATTAATTTACTACTTTTTACCAAAAGAGTCAGGGCAAAATATCTACTCATATAAACTATCAATCTTAGCATTCTGGGGATTACTATTTGTTTACTTATGGGCTGGTGGACACCACTTGATTTATAGTACTGTTCCAGATTGGATGCAAACTATGGGTTCTGTTATGTCTGTTGTTCTAATTTTACCATCATGGGGATCTGCTATTAATATGCTTTTAACTATGAAAGGTGAGTGGAATCAGTTACAGTCAAATACTGTAATCAAATTTATGGTTTTAGCATCAACATTCTATATGCTAACAACACTTGAAGGACCAATTCAATCTATTAAATCAGTAAATGCTATTGCACACTTTACAGATTGGATTCCAGGACACGTTCATGATGCTGTTTTAGGATGGCTTGTATTTATGATTATGGCAGCATTATTCCATATGGTTCCTAGAATGTTCAAAAGAGAGTTATACTCTAAATCGTTGATGGAGACACAATTCTGGTTACAAACAGTTGGAATTGTACTTTACTTTACATCAATGTGGATTGCTGGTATTACTCAAGGTATGATGTGGAGAGCTTATGATGAGTATGGTTCATTAGTTTACTCATTTATTGATACAGTTACAGTGTTACATCCATACTATACAATTAGAGCAGTTGGTGGTTTAATGTACTTAATTGGTTTCTTTATGTTTGCTTACAATATCTATAAAACTATTAGATGTGGAAGAGTACTTGATAAAGAACCAGCTAATGCAACACCAGTAGCTGCTTAAGAAAGGGGAAAAAATGTTTCATTGGTTAGAACAAAGACCGTTTTTCTTTGCGGTAATGGTATTTTTATTTGTTGCATTTGCAGGAGTTATTGAAGCAATTCCAGATTTTGCAAAACAGGCTAGACCAACAGTTGGTACAAAACCATACTCTGTATTGGAATTAACAGGAAGACAAGTATATATAAAAGATAGTTGTAATGCATGTCACTCTCAATTAGTAAGACCATTTAAATCAGAGACTGATAGATATGGTATGTATTCTTTATCAGGAGAGTATGCTTATGATAGACCATTCTTATGGGGTTCAAAAAGAACTGGACCTGATTTAATGAGAGTTGGAAACTATAGAACTACAGATTGGCATGAAAACCATATGAGGGATCCAAAAGCAGTTGTACCTGGAAGTATTATGCCAGCATATGAGCACCATTTTACAAATATTGCTGATATTGAAACTGCATATGCTGAAGCTTATACTGTAAAAGCAGTATTTAACACTCCATATGATCAAGAAGGTATGCCAAAGCTGGGAACTTGGGAAGAAGCTAAAGCTGCTGCTTTAGAAGAAGCTAAAGCTATTGCTGCTGATATGAAAGATGAGAAGGTTAAACAAGCTGTTGCAAATGGTGAAGTTCCTGAAATAGTTGCATTAATTGCATATTTAAATTCTTTAAAATAGAGGTTGGTTATGGATTATGAAACACTAATGACAATTCAAGGTTATGCAAAGTTCTTTTTGATTTTAGTAGTATTTATACTATTTTACTCTTATGCTTTCTCCTTATATAGAAGAGAGAAAAAGGGTGAAAGAGATTTTGAAAAGTATTCAAAGCTTGTACATGATGATTCAAGTGTTTCAGTTCCTCTTGAAAAAAGAGATATTAAAAAAGTTATAGGTAATAAGGAGAAATAAGATGAAATCTATGATTATAGGTGGAATAATTCTTATCATCGCATTAATGGCAGGAACTTACTTCGTTGCAGGTGATGCTTTTATTAGTGATGATTATATCAATGCATTAACATTTTTAGGAGCAGCTGCTATTATCACAATTAGTACGTTTGTTGTTTTAAAATATATTAATCAGATGAAAAATGATACAGCAAGTGGTGAACTTGCTGATGAGAATTGGGATGGAATTGGTGAGTACAAAAATGCTGTTCCAACAGGTTGGGCTATAGCATATATTGGTGTTATTATTTGGATGTTTTGGTATTTCACAGTTGGTTATCCAATTAATGGGTTTTCTCAAATTGGTCAATGGAATGAAGAGACAAATGAGTATAATGCAAAGTTTGAAAGCAAATGGCAAAATCCAAATGAGCAAACTTTAAAAGCTATGGGGCAATCAGTATTTTTGGTACAATGTGCTCCTTGTCACGGAGTTGATGCTGAAGGGATTAATGGAAAAGCTCAAAACTTAACAAAAAGAATGAGTAAAGAGCAAGTAGAATTTACTATTAGAAATGGATCAAACCATTTAGTTGATGCATATCCAGGTGGAATGCCTCCAATGATGCTTCAAGATGATAAAGATATATCAGATGTATCTGCTTATGTTGCAAGTGGATTTAAAGGTGAGCAACCAGCAGCTTTTGCAGCTTGTGCAGCTTGTCATGGAGATAATGGAGAAGGAATGCCAATGGTAGGTCCAAATATCAAAGCTTATGATGATGCTTTAGTTCTTGCAGTATTAAAAGATGGAAAAAAAGGACTTTTAGGTCATATGCCAAGCTTTGAATCAAGATTAAATGAGACACAAGAGAGAGCTTTAGCTTCATATATTAGAAGTTTAGGAGATAAGTAATGGCAAATAATACACAAATGAATGAAAATGAAAGAGGAATTTTTAAGTTACATGGAATTACTGGAATGCTAGTAGCTGTTGTTTTACTTTTAACAATCCTTGTAGTATTAGTTTTTAATGGTGTTTTAGTTCAGCAAAGAGAAGCTTCTAATGCTTATCAAATTAATCAAGACTTAAATGCCTTAAAAGCAAATAGTCCTGATAACTATAAACATTACCAGTTAATTGGTAATGGTAAATAAGGAGTGAAGTATGGACAGATTAATTACTATTTTGCTTTTGGTTTCGGCTCTTATGACAATTTATTATGCATTTTTTGACCAAGCAAAAGTATTTGTTGGTTAAATGAGAAATTTTAGATTTTTGAAAGTAGGGGTGATATTTTCACTTCTACTTTTTTTATTTACAAACAGTTTTGCACAAGATTTTATACTAAAAGATGATTTAATAGATATAAGAGCAAAAAATAAAATTATTGAGATTGGTAGTGAAGTTAAAACAAAAACTGGTGTAAATATTTATGTTTATGCAACTTCTAGTTTCGATTTAGATAAAAATATAACTACAAAAGAGAAAATAGATTATATA
This window contains:
- the ccoO gene encoding cytochrome-c oxidase, cbb3-type subunit II, with the protein product MFHWLEQRPFFFAVMVFLFVAFAGVIEAIPDFAKQARPTVGTKPYSVLELTGRQVYIKDSCNACHSQLVRPFKSETDRYGMYSLSGEYAYDRPFLWGSKRTGPDLMRVGNYRTTDWHENHMRDPKAVVPGSIMPAYEHHFTNIADIETAYAEAYTVKAVFNTPYDQEGMPKLGTWEEAKAAALEEAKAIAADMKDEKVKQAVANGEVPEIVALIAYLNSLK
- the ccoN gene encoding cytochrome-c oxidase, cbb3-type subunit I, which produces MQNSAQIEYDYSVAKCFTFATILFGIIGMTIGVVLAFQLAFPELNYLAGEYGTFSRLRPLHTNGVAFGFTLSGVFAGWYYISQRVLKVSLKESPFLMVVAKLHFWVYFITILLAVVTLFMGITTSKEYAELEWPLDILVVVFWVLWGISIFGIIGIRRERTLYISIWYFIATFIAIAMLYLFNNMEVPTALVSGYGSWIHSVSMYSGTNDAIIQWWYGHNAVAFVFTTPIIALIYYFLPKESGQNIYSYKLSILAFWGLLFVYLWAGGHHLIYSTVPDWMQTMGSVMSVVLILPSWGSAINMLLTMKGEWNQLQSNTVIKFMVLASTFYMLTTLEGPIQSIKSVNAIAHFTDWIPGHVHDAVLGWLVFMIMAALFHMVPRMFKRELYSKSLMETQFWLQTVGIVLYFTSMWIAGITQGMMWRAYDEYGSLVYSFIDTVTVLHPYYTIRAVGGLMYLIGFFMFAYNIYKTIRCGRVLDKEPANATPVAA
- a CDS encoding DUF4006 family protein — encoded protein: MANNTQMNENERGIFKLHGITGMLVAVVLLLTILVVLVFNGVLVQQREASNAYQINQDLNALKANSPDNYKHYQLIGNGK
- the smpB gene encoding SsrA-binding protein SmpB; protein product: MAKKEVKKNLVFRNKKAFHDFTILDNLEAGIVLEGSEVKAIREGRVNLKDSFVRIIKGEVFLLNAHISHLSTTHTTYRPDEKRPRKLLLHSKQIGKMYSKVTKEGITLVCTKLYFNSKNMIKVEVATAEGKKLHDKREVLKEKSLKRESEQAMKSYK
- a CDS encoding c-type cytochrome; the protein is MKSMIIGGIILIIALMAGTYFVAGDAFISDDYINALTFLGAAAIITISTFVVLKYINQMKNDTASGELADENWDGIGEYKNAVPTGWAIAYIGVIIWMFWYFTVGYPINGFSQIGQWNEETNEYNAKFESKWQNPNEQTLKAMGQSVFLVQCAPCHGVDAEGINGKAQNLTKRMSKEQVEFTIRNGSNHLVDAYPGGMPPMMLQDDKDISDVSAYVASGFKGEQPAAFAACAACHGDNGEGMPMVGPNIKAYDDALVLAVLKDGKKGLLGHMPSFESRLNETQERALASYIRSLGDK
- a CDS encoding 4-(cytidine 5'-diphospho)-2-C-methyl-D-erythritol kinase; translation: MTKKSYAKVNIFLKITGVKDNYHLIASRFVLVKTVFDTISFVRKDVEDFSILGNFSCALEKNTVYKAYKELEKFPKVKEFFKKNIVKIDKTIPEFAGLGGGSSNCATFLNMVNQVCSLNLSKDELAKIGLNIGADVPFFIYEYNSANVSGVGEIVEEFEEELINIEVITPKIACDTGKIYKNFREKFYKELNRNEVKELFSTNSKDILEKLSIYEANDLYLPALDLNQNLKEFETSGWFFSGSGSSFFKVFKEN
- a CDS encoding ATP-dependent helicase; this encodes MSENLLISLNKSQKSAAEHIDGPLLILAGAGSGKTKTITTRLAYLISIGIDPKSILTLTFTNKAANEMRDRAFSLLDTNSLNTPPLLCTFHKFGLLFLKFYIGELDRKNNFIIIDSDDKRRVLKSINKEIPTALLGSEVSKYKNSIMTPSEVKAQAQGKLYSEIADIYQKYEEHLFKNNLVDFDDLLLLPYKILKNNQKLAELTSQKYQYIMVDEYQDTNELQYRLLRLLCSTHNNLCVVGDDDQSIYGWRGASIKNILNFNEHFKDAIIVKLEENYRSTDTILQHANALIEHNRDRLGKKLVGTKDKGNSIKVYESHDENDETRKIVDDIKSLINSGKNPKDIAILFRVNALSRSLEEGFNKASLSYKLVGGMKFYERTEIKDLIAYFRILTNLSDNFSIKRVINKPKRGIGQTTIDKLEESAQNQGIGIFELIQKATPEELSAIVGKKNARTIKVFEASILDLRELMAESKMRLLDSFEEAFDYRASYDNLPDGFERQANIDEFYGYIRDFFIQNPHLDLKDFLNEIALENQSDEYSGDAVSMMSIHASKGLEFKYIFIIGLEEGFFPIIGDGTDLEEERRLGYVAFTRAMDDLTLSFVHSRFYKGKRTQLNKSRFLIESGLVKGSLVIEKSSGFKKGDMVNHKIFGQGRVEKAVNAGKDYKLTINFGGQKRDILSSFVEKN
- the truB gene encoding tRNA pseudouridine(55) synthase TruB, which codes for MQKRVYEKGELNKLFVVKKPMFISSNFYLNKFKRAYKNKKAGFSGTLDPFAKGCLIVAFGQYAKLFKYLEKTPKVYKAVIWLGVSSDSLDIERINSIGFEKELNIDFVKKEIEKLKGNIEYIPPKFSAKRVNGQKAYEIAREGLDFELESSIMQIFDIKFIRYNHPFISFEVKVSEGSYIRSLAQIFLRNIGSIGTLSYLERVCEGKFRFENHKELNPMDFIDLPKNNYTGTKEWLEFGRRISKDYLDIKDNGKYIIEVDTFFSIIEIIDNEVKYLLNKVPKIEVKND
- a CDS encoding CcoQ/FixQ family Cbb3-type cytochrome c oxidase assembly chaperone, translating into MDYETLMTIQGYAKFFLILVVFILFYSYAFSLYRREKKGERDFEKYSKLVHDDSSVSVPLEKRDIKKVIGNKEK